The genomic segment TTGGTGGCAACTTGCCGTAAGGTGAGGCTTTTCTGCACGCGGTGAGACTTTTCTAATGTCACCCTGTTGCGGTATTGAGTGATTGTTTTCTAATATGATCCATCAAAAGTGACGATTTTCGAGGATGGGTGATGAATTTCTACGGCAGAAAGTTACCAGAAGAAGGCCGGGTTGCTGGATATGGCTGGCTCATTGATCAGCTCAAGATGCCCATTCCACTGCCCCAGTGTCTGGCGCTGGTGGCGCGCCACCACCGTCGGTTTTCGACAGCGGATTGGCAGGTGTTCCGGTCCCAGCAATGGCCAGGCGACACTGTCTTTGACCACCTGATTTTTGCAATCAAGAATGAGGGAATTGATCTGAGGGTGCTCGAGAGGGTCACCCAGGTCGTCGAGAGTAGCGAGATTGCCGAGATTGAACGACGGCTTTATGGCTCAACCGGTATTTTTGCCCGCAGGCTGTGGTTTGTCTGGGAGTGGCTGACCGGTCAGCAGCTGGATATCCCCGACCTCGGCAAGGTCAAATACATCCCCGTGCTTGAGGGGGACAAGTATTTCGCGCTGACTGAGGGCGAAAAATCCCCCCGTCATAAGGTCATCAACACCTTTCCCGGTGTGCGATCTTTCTGCCCTTTGATCCGGCGCAGCGCAGCGCTTGAGCGGGCTCTGGCAATGGGTCTTGCTGGCCGGGCGCTGGCCGAAGTTGACCGGGCGCCGACCCATATCATCGGCCGGGCCGCGGCCTTTCTTCTGCTGGATGATTCAAAGGCCTCCTTTGAGATTGAGCAGGAAAAGCCGGGGCCTCAGAGGGCGGCGCGGTGGGCGCGGGCCATCTCGGAGGCGGGGCAACACGATCTGTCGATCGCAGAGCTTGGCCGGTTACAGCAAATTGTATTGCAGGATCAACGGTTCCTGAAAATGGGCATACGTAAGGAAGGCGGCTTTATTGGTCGACATGATCGGCAGACCCAGAGGCCTGAACCGGTCCATATCAGTGCACGCCCTGAGGATCTCGGCGACCTTCTGCAGGGGCTGGCAGCCTATGAAGCGCGGGCCCTGGGCGGCGGCATCGATCCCATTGTGGTGGCGGCGGCGCTGGCCTTTGGCTTTGTCTACATCCACCCCTTTGAGGATGGCAATGGCCGCATCCACAGATACCTGTTTCACCATGTTCTGGCGCGCGGTGG from the Parasedimentitalea psychrophila genome contains:
- a CDS encoding Fic family protein, whose product is MNFYGRKLPEEGRVAGYGWLIDQLKMPIPLPQCLALVARHHRRFSTADWQVFRSQQWPGDTVFDHLIFAIKNEGIDLRVLERVTQVVESSEIAEIERRLYGSTGIFARRLWFVWEWLTGQQLDIPDLGKVKYIPVLEGDKYFALTEGEKSPRHKVINTFPGVRSFCPLIRRSAALERALAMGLAGRALAEVDRAPTHIIGRAAAFLLLDDSKASFEIEQEKPGPQRAARWARAISEAGQHDLSIAELGRLQQIVLQDQRFLKMGIRKEGGFIGRHDRQTQRPEPVHISARPEDLGDLLQGLAAYEARALGGGIDPIVVAAALAFGFVYIHPFEDGNGRIHRYLFHHVLARGGFNPPGIIFPVSAVILRRINDYEAVLKSVSAPMLEHISWAPTTKGNVEVTGETAHLYRYFDATVHAEFFADCVKDTIELDLPREIAYLVSFDQFKSAVEARLDMPANLVELLKTFLAQNGGRLSARARKREFQALTADEIEAIEHAYAMAWPEDQTALEIPQA